TCCGGGTGCGGGTGACAGCGTTGAATAGAGTAGACTTACCCACGTTGGGAAGCCCGACGATACCAGCTTTCAGCATAAGAACCGCCCAGGCTAGGCTCGTCCCATCACAAAACAAGTCGGAAACGCGGCGAATTGGAGGGGGTAGGCGGCCTGAAGCGATCGCCCGATGCCCTCCGAGGCAGGCTGGATGACCCTTCCGTCTGCCTGGGCCCCGATCAAAAGGAGAGATCACCCCCCAAAAATCCCAAAGACGCCTTCGCTTGCGGCGCTCCTCACCATCCTCTACGCTTCTCGAGTGCCCAGTTTATTGGAAATCATTCAAGCGCGAGCTGCGGAAAAACTGACCCTTCCCCCGGGAACCCCGGTGTCCGAGGAGGAGGCCCGGTTTAAGAATTTCCTCAAGGTCGAGACCGCGCGCTTGAAGATCCGACATCGTGCGGGGGGAGGGGGACTCGAGATCTGCGAGGCGCGGGCCTGCTTGCTGGACGAGGTGCTTCGTCATCTCTGGTTGGCCACCCGCAACACCCTCTCGCCTCAGGCTCAACGGGAGTTTCCCCCCATCGCCCTCGTGGCGATCGGCGGCTACGGCCGATCCGAACTCAACCCGTTTAGCGACATCGACATCATGGTGCTGCACGTCGGTCAGGTCGTGGCTGGGAGCAAGCCACTGCCACACCTGGCGAAGTTTCTCGATGGGGTGTTGATGCCCCTGTTCAACCTGGGCTTGAAAGTCGGCCATTCCGTTCGGGAGGTGAACGATTGTGTCGATGTGGCCAACGCCAACATGCAGTCGAAGACGTCGCTGATCGAATCTCGGCTGGTGTGCGGAGATGAGGCGCTTTTTCGCCGGTTCCACCGCACCCTGCTGGCCAAATGCGTCGCCGGTCACGAGGACGACTACATCGCCGCCCGGATCGAGGATCAGACCAATCGGCGCACTCGCTTCGGCAATTCCGCGACCATGCAGGAGCCTCACATCAAGAACGGTTGCGGCGGACTGCGCGATTACCAAAACCTGCGCTGGATGTCCTTCTTCAAATACGGCACCCGCTCGCTCCAAGAGCTGGAACAGCGTGGGATGCTCTCGGACCTCGAGCGCCGCCAGCTCGATGCGGGCTACGACTTTCTGCTCCGGGTCCGAACGGACCTCCATTATCATTCGAATCGGGCGGTCGACGTTCTGACGCGCTCGGTGCAGCCTGCCATCGCCACCCATCTGGGCTATTCCGATCGATCTCCCAGCCGCCGGATTGAGAAGTTCATGGGCGACTACTACACCCATTCCCGCAACCTCTACCTGATCACTCGCAACGTCGAGGATCGGCTGGCGATCCGACCCAAGCCGCGCCGGAGCATTTCACTGCGCAGTTTTCTTCCGCTTAAGAAGCGAACCGAGGAGCTAAACATTGTCGATGGCTTCAAGTTCGAGGAGGATGGCATTCGCGCGAGCAGCAATCGGGTTTTCAACGATCAGCCCCGCCGCCTAATGCGCGTCTTTCTGCACGCTCAACAGCGTGGGCTCAAACTGCATCCCGACCTCTCGCAGCTGGTCCGCAACAACCTTCGGCTGGTCGACCGGTCGTTCCTGAAGGATCCGCACGTGCGCGAGAGCTTTTTGGAGATCCTGAACCATCGGGGCAGCGTGGCGCCCATTCTCCGCGCCATGCACGAGACCGGGCTGCTGGGGAAGTACATTCCGGAGTTTGGCAAGTTGACTAATCTGGTGCAGCACGAGTTCTTCCACCAATACACCACCGACGAGCACACCCTGGTCTGCCTGGAGAAGCTGGATGCGCTCTGGAAGCCTGGGAACCCCCAGGATGCGGCTTACTCGGAGCTGTTTCACAGCCTCGAGCATCCGTATGTGCTGTATTTGGCGCTTCTGCTTCACGATGCCGGCAAGGTGGATCACGATGGAGGTCACTCCGACGCCGGTGGGAAGTTGGCCGAGCGGGTGGGGCGCCGTCTTGAATTGGATGGATCGACGACCCACACCCTGCGCCTGATCATCGAGCAGCACCTGACCATGGCGGTCGTCTCTCAACGGCGCGATTTGGAGGACGCCTCGGTGATTCGCCATTTTGCCACCGTGATCCAAACGATCGACAATCTCTCGCTGCTCACCCTCCACACTTATGTCGATTCCTTGGCCACCAGCGACCGGCTTTGGAATGGGTTCAAAGACTCTCTGCTGTGGAACCTTCACAACAAGACCGTGACGATGCTTTCCGGCAAGACCGAGTTTCTGATGGCTGAGGCACGTCAGCGCGAGCTGCTCAAGGAGGCAGTGTCGAATCTGCTCCCGCGTACCTTTGCCGAGGAGGAGATCAGCGCCCATTTTGCCGCGCTGCCCGCTCGCTATTTCCGAATTCATCAGCCGCGCCAAATCGCCACCGACGTGGCCCTCAGCCACCGGTTCATGCACAAGCAGCTCGAGGAGCAGGACCTTGCGCTTGAGCCTGTCCTGGACTGGCACAACGAGCCGGACCGTGGCTTGACCCGTCTCCGCATCTGCACCTGGGACCGCCCTGGCCTTTTCAGCCGCATTGCAGGCTCCTTCGCCGCCTCCGGCATCAACATTCTCAGCGCTCAGATTTTTAGTCGGAGCGACGGGATGGCGCTGGACTCCTTCGAAGTCACCAGCGGACGCACCGGCACCGTGGTTACCAAGGAGGAGCGGGTCCGCTTCGAGGAGCTCCTGTTACGCTCGCTCAGCGGGGAGAAGGTCGATTTCCGTGGGTTGATGCTCCGTCCCTCGTCCGGCAAAAAGCAGGATCGCACCTGGCTCGAGGGACAATCCTTGCCCATGCAGCTGCGGTTCGACAACGAGACCTCCGAGGACAACACCATCATCGACATCGAAACCGAAGATCACCTCGG
Above is a genomic segment from Verrucomicrobiales bacterium containing:
- the glnD gene encoding [protein-PII] uridylyltransferase; the protein is MPSLLEIIQARAAEKLTLPPGTPVSEEEARFKNFLKVETARLKIRHRAGGGGLEICEARACLLDEVLRHLWLATRNTLSPQAQREFPPIALVAIGGYGRSELNPFSDIDIMVLHVGQVVAGSKPLPHLAKFLDGVLMPLFNLGLKVGHSVREVNDCVDVANANMQSKTSLIESRLVCGDEALFRRFHRTLLAKCVAGHEDDYIAARIEDQTNRRTRFGNSATMQEPHIKNGCGGLRDYQNLRWMSFFKYGTRSLQELEQRGMLSDLERRQLDAGYDFLLRVRTDLHYHSNRAVDVLTRSVQPAIATHLGYSDRSPSRRIEKFMGDYYTHSRNLYLITRNVEDRLAIRPKPRRSISLRSFLPLKKRTEELNIVDGFKFEEDGIRASSNRVFNDQPRRLMRVFLHAQQRGLKLHPDLSQLVRNNLRLVDRSFLKDPHVRESFLEILNHRGSVAPILRAMHETGLLGKYIPEFGKLTNLVQHEFFHQYTTDEHTLVCLEKLDALWKPGNPQDAAYSELFHSLEHPYVLYLALLLHDAGKVDHDGGHSDAGGKLAERVGRRLELDGSTTHTLRLIIEQHLTMAVVSQRRDLEDASVIRHFATVIQTIDNLSLLTLHTYVDSLATSDRLWNGFKDSLLWNLHNKTVTMLSGKTEFLMAEARQRELLKEAVSNLLPRTFAEEEISAHFAALPARYFRIHQPRQIATDVALSHRFMHKQLEEQDLALEPVLDWHNEPDRGLTRLRICTWDRPGLFSRIAGSFAASGINILSAQIFSRSDGMALDSFEVTSGRTGTVVTKEERVRFEELLLRSLSGEKVDFRGLMLRPSSGKKQDRTWLEGQSLPMQLRFDNETSEDNTIIDIETEDHLGLLYAIAEVFVILHLDIHLAKIVTEHGAALDSFYVTDEDGERVLSLHRQQYIEARLREAIGQLAP